The genomic stretch AAGCCTTCCCATGGCTATCTCCCCAGAAGACCTGGGACTCCTCTCCTCGAGGGCATGAACATCGACGGTGCTGAGAAGCTTGAAGTGTGTGAAAAGTTCACCTCTATGATGTGGCCATCTGGGAATGATCACTTCCGGTACTACTCGTTCTCCCTTTTAGTCCGATACTTACTATTTAAGAAACGTCGACTTATGCTAAAAGAGGTTGCGAATGTTCATTTGACAACTGCAACATGACTCTTAGTCAACGTCTTCTCACCCCATATCAATATGCTTCTTATTGATCTATTTAATGTTTTGATACACGGAGCGCCTTAATCTTGTCTCAGTAGAGAAATTACAGTTGTATAATAAACGTATGCTTAGCTTGTTCACGCAGACAAAAACATTCGAGGTGCAGAAAATGAGTTATTCAGTATATATGACAACTTTCATGCCTGGATAAAAACCTAACAATTATTCTTGCTTTATAAATCGATCATGAGAAACACGTTTGGTTGACAAAATATGACCAGAATTGGACTCCCCGAACAAGCTTTAGCTTCTCAATTTTAGGCTTTAGGGTATCGAGaaaaacattacaaaaaaaagttggcgcGCTAAGTTTGACTTTTCTCAATTAActactcttttcctttttggctgcAGCAAAACTGTTCATGACTATAGCAAATTCATAGCTGAGATGGAGAAAGTAGTGTTCAGGATGGTCTGCGAGAGCTATGGTGTCGAGACGTGCTATGACCCTTACATCGAATCGTGCACATATCTCCTTCGATTCTTAAAGTACAAGAAGTCCGACGCCAATGTGAACCCGATCGCTCATACGGACAAGAGCTTCTTGTCCTACTTGCACCAGAACAACATTAGGGGCTTGGAAGTGCAGACCAAAGATGGCGAGTGGTTCACTTTCGAGCCCTCGGCTTCAACTTTCATGGTCATGGCTGGTGATGCCTGTGTGGTGAGTCACTTAGGGCCCATTTGGTcacatttctatttcaaaaaagtaatcaatttttttttattttgttccctaaatgaattttagagaattataacgtgtttggtaactacataagatttctgttcttggaacagaaatgcgtttggtaactatacAAAATTTCTTTCCagtaaataatttcttttccaatttgtcatttaaatcaaataattacataatcacatttgatgactttcctcGGACCTCACAATTGCGATCTTCTTGTACCATAACattcttttggccaaaatagCGATGCTTCATATTTGCTCCTTGAAAGGATAATAcgctaaaattgttgttttcccatacttctcttgaggctatgcatatgccaatgataaaaaaaaaaaaaggtgactcTAACCATCCTTTATTgctcaaaatgaataaattccattTCTACCACATAGGTGGCTCAATTTTATCCTTGGATACCATGCGGATGGTCATTGACACAGCACAAGACTTTGGTTGCAAATCAGGCGGggcttaggaaaaatcaaaaggaaaaatcatcaaaaatagggTTGGCTAATTGAATGGAcctatttcctactttttgagattttttggaaatttttgggaattttcggaacgatttgcccatgaggggtaaaatcatcatttgtgATAAATCAGAaggcaaaatcgtcaaaaatatgattggctagttgaaatgattcatctcctaatttttgagattttttttttttggaattttctctgattttttccaatttttatgaatttttaattttttggattttttaatcattttctattttttatttttattaatttctggaatttttattaaaaaattatctaaaccGAGAAGGGTTGACCTGGCCCACGCCTTGCGGGCATCcgacaaaagtgagagaagatcatcgttgccttttttattctctaaaatgttctttttttggagaaccaactttttcttttgttcttattATTGGTCCAAAAGTATTCCCAAAagcagaatcaaaatcaaaattatttgtgttaccaaacatgtttctgattcttttttgctccagaaaatagaatcaaagggacagaaacgttaccaaaaaTGCCCTTATTTGGACGTGAAAATTCTTTCATGTGCTAGTCCGCGCGACTTCCATCagaattatttcaaattttgtgtTGTTTATTCTTGATCAGGCATGGAGCAATGGAAGGATCAAGGCTTGTTACCACCGAGTGGCGGTTAGAGAAGAGAGTCAAGTGAGATACTCTCTGGGGACATTCTCGTACGTCTTGGGGATGATCGAGACCCCTGAGGAATTCATCGACGAAGCACACCCTCGTCAATACCAGCCCTTCAATCACATCGATTTCCTTTGTTACTATGACTCTAGCGACAACCGCATCAAGGCCGAGAGCCTCATCAAGACCTACTGCGGTGTTCGGGCCAATTAGCGCTCATGATTAATTCAGAATGAATAGCACATACGCCTCTTAATGTGAAATAAAATGAGATTGAGGAGACTGCTGTTTCTCaatcttctttgttttgtttttgtgaaataaagAGGCATACACAAGTGAAAGGTCCTTGATGTAGAGGTTATGTAAGTTATATTTCTTGCAGCAAATCGGGTCCTACTTTTCTTACAATGTAATCCACCCACGGTACGAAATTATTGAAGTTTCCGCTATTTCTTTCCCATTAATGATTTGATTTCCTTGCTCCGTATAATGGTACTATACGTCTACAAGGACTTTGGAGTCAAACGTATGATTTATACATTTGTCGATTTCATATAGATTGAATCTTTATTATGTGTTTGCTGAGAAGTCTTTTTACTTTAGAATTCACCTCAACCATCCTAAACTTTCTCGCCAAAGAAAAAGTTCATACAAGACAGGTATCAAGTATCAACCATGTCTATATATAAGCCAACTTTAACGTGCACGTTTTGGCATTCAAATATTACCTTAACCGGTTTGTTAAAACGAAAAAGATATACGAACACCGTCTAGAAGATTGGATTACTTTGTCTGGGATGAATCTAGAAGACTAGATTAAACATATTGGTCCAAATTGGTCGATATCATATGATCCCTAGAATATATGCTCCGTAAACATTTGTTAGCAAGATAAAGTAAGAATCATAACCGGATTACATGTGCCTTTGCTCATTTCACAGCATCGAGGAACAATTTCATCCAATTGGCCTTCGCTTATCCACTGTTACTCAGGCCAAGCCAGTTGTGGAAAAACTGAATCCACCAATTTGGGACAGCCTTAGACCCATGTTATTTTCATTTGGCGAGAGAGATCGAGACATTGGTGGATATTTAATGTAACGAAGTTCAAGAGCacagcaaaagcaaagaaataCTTAGGAACTTTCTTGTTAGGGATAtatatagatagatagatagaagATTATGTATATTTCCCTTGGTTGGTTtttgattgattgtaattgatgTTTTGCTACTTTAGACACTAGTTTCGTAAAGCCTGTAAGCAGTTTCATGTACTTTTCATTCGATAATGTGCAAGatgttacatttttttttttgggtaaagataTTACATATCTTTGTCATCACAATTCTCAACTTTGTTTTTAATAGCAAAAGTGGAGGCAAAGATGCCGAGCAAGACTATCCGACAAACCCGTGACAATTCAAGCCCTTCAATCCCATTGATTTTCCGTGCTACTGATGACTCTGGGGATGGTTATTGCATTTCACACTTCTATAGTACTGCGTGTTGAGAAAACTttcattctaaatattttgattctaacAAAACTATCCCTTCTTATGTAGAATATGTTTGATATTTATGAATGTTTTATTGCAAGGTGAACGTGTGAACAAAAACCTATATTGGTCCGAACCTAACGATCAGACTCAAACGGTAGTCATCTTATATTTGCTTCTCAAGTCGTTCGGATGGAGAAGGTTACTGCCTTTGAAGACTTATTCTTCTGAAGATTTATGTGAAGCATCAGCAAGGACTTTATTGGAGCTCAAAATCACTATTCTAAGTTTGTTCAGATTTAGAAAGTCTTATTTCGGAAGACCGCTTTTGAATAATGTTCAGATTCTACAAAATCTTTCTGACAGATTCTGAAGACCCACGTTTGGCGGGTTTCCGATATAGGCGGTTTCttttatggaagtttgtaatatttgattgacaagattatttttcaattagttAAAGAGAATATCTATGATTAGATATTACCTTTCATGAATAAGGTTTGCTGAATATTCGAATCAATGCTACTTTTGGAAACTGAAGATTTGGTTGTATGGACGATTGAATCGGAAGGGTTCGGACTCAACCCCAATGGTTATCATATTTTCCCAGATATAGTCTCGTTCAATCAAGATTGGTGGcgtccaatcaatgattgaagagcgatcctttgaagacctgtcCAACTGCTAGTttggaggtggaggagtataaaaggaagaacAATGGTGACCGGAAGAGATAGATTAGAACACACAATTCGAAATTGTTTGAGTTATTAAGATTCATATACTTGTTCTAGAGAGCAAAACGTGTCATCTTTGAGAGGTtctgtaagagtgattgagagtgATATCTCTTGTAACATCCATTGATTTGCATAGTGGAATCAGCCAATTAGCTGTCATCATGGGAGAGTGTACTTATTGCgaagccgaatcactataaacATTGCGtgcaattttctcttctctaaACTCTCATTTTGTGTTTAGTTCATCTGCACATTCTCTTATTGATTCTTTTTAGATTGTGATTTGAAACTATTTAATTCCGTATTAAGTTTCAAGATTGTtcagaatcacctattcacctcctctaggtGATATCGCTAGATATAACAATTAGTATCAGAGCTTGGTTGCTCAttatattgaagtgttttactTCTAGAGTTAATGATCTACTATGTCTAGCAACAATTTCTCAAGAACAAGTGACTCGCTTTATGTCAACAAACCACCATACtttgatggaaaggattacaacATGTGGTGTAACAAAATGAAGTGGTTCTTCAAGGCATTAGACGACTTGATGTGGGATGTAGCTGTCAATGGAGTAGTTCCTGCTATCATAGCAACTCCCCCTACTAGAAATGGAAACAATAACAATACAAATGCTGCAGCTACATTGTCTAACactgaaaaagcaaaaagacaaGGATTGACTCCAAAGCTGTTCATGCATTATTTTGTGCTTTGTCCACCCTTTATATAATCGGGGTTGTAGAAGACGAATTAGCGAAAGCTAATGTTATGTTTCAAAGAACTAACAGAGTGAAGGAAACCAATCTCAGTAGTTTGCTAAGTGATTATGAAGCCTTTAAGAGGAAGCTCGATGAGTCGATTGCAGACATGATTGACAAATTCCAAATACTAGCAAGTGGTCTTGCAAGGCAAGGTGCTCTTGTGGCTGAATCAATGCAAGCCAAGAAAATCCTTCGAGGACTTACAAATGATTGGAACTATATCAAGCCTTTAATATAGGAATGTCAAACAATCAAACAATTGTCTGTAGATGAGCTTGTTGGAACTCTGCAGTCATACATTACAGAGCGAGCAAATAATATAAGATACTCtaaaggtaagaagtcaattgcattAAAGTCTGAAATTAACCATGAATTATCTGATTCGgataatgaagatgaagacgatgagGAGCTCGCACTTATGGTGAAGAAGTTTAGAAAGATGGCCTAAAGAGGTAGAAACCTCGGAGGGAAGAAATCATTTAAACGAAATGATCGGAGACACTCAAGCAATgccaaacaagaaaacaaatatGTAATATGTTTTCATTGTAGAAAGGTAGaacacatcaaacccaattatCCACTTCTGAAGAAATACAAGATCAAATATGAGAAATACGAGAAATACAAGAAAGCACCGAAAGCAGAAACTCTAAGTGATGCAAAAGACAGTGAGGATGACTATGCAAATATATGCCTCATGGCAAAGTCAAGTTCAAAATCAGACTCGGACTCAAGTTCGGAATCGGATATTAAGGTATGTCCTTCTGAAATACGTAATGAAGTTGCAGAATACATTGATgaattgtgcaaaaattacaaagaagCTCTTAAAAAGGTCTCTATTTGGAAAAGGAAGTTTCCTCCTTAAAACAACAAGATGTTTCACAAAAAGATAAGATTGAATTTttgcaaagaaaatttcatcggATTATGGAAAGTCGTGAGttgattgcaaaagaaaatgattctttgaaaatcgaaattgaaagtatttcaaaaagattttcaccGAGTTCAAAAACTTTGGAAAACATTATTTCCAAATAGGTTCCTTTCAACGACAAATCTGTTTTGGGtctcaaaaaggaaaatgatctcAAAAATATATTTCCCAAGGAAAATGACAGAATCTTGCAAAAATCTCCTAGATCCGCATACAGACAGCATTTTCATAAGCGGTTTACAAGGTCTCATGTACAGCAATCTTGTGTAAATTGTGGTGGTCTTAATCATATCAAGGACAATTGTATAAAAGTATGGAGACCCGTTAACAAAAAACTATCTGTTGCCACTAACTCGGATGGACCCAAGAAAGTCTGGATACCAAAGAAATAGTAATTTACTTTCTATCTATAGgtaccaaagaagaagaaaaaggacaaatgaTTTCTACATAGTGGATGCTCAAGACTCATGACTGATGATCCAGAAAATTTTATATAGCTATCGGAATACAATGGTAGAAGTGTGTCCTTCGgtggaaaaacaaaggaaaagtcATTGGTAAAGGAATTGTGAAGATTGGGAACTTAACGATAAACGATATTTCTTTAGTTAGTGGATTGAATTACAATCTCATCTCTATAAGTCAACTTTGCGATTCTAGTTATCAAATTTGTTTTCAAGATACAAAATGCTCAGGTGTCGACAAAGATAAGAAGTAGAGTTTTACTGACCGGTGCCACGGAAAtatatatcttcttgatgttgatTCTAAAGAACTAAAGTACCTTATATCCCTTAAAGATGAATCCGAATTATGGCATAGAAAGTTAGGTCATATTGGTATCAAGGACATTTCAAAGCTGAGGTCCGCTGCAAacgaagtttgaaaaatcagaactttGTTTAGCATGCACTCTCGATAAACAGGTAAGAAGTTCttttaaattgattaatcaagttTCTACTAAACGAGCTTTGTAGCTACTTCATATGGACATCTTCGAACCCAACAGAACTTTAAGTCTTGGAGGTAAGAAATGTTGTCTTATGATTGTTGATGACTTCTCTAGGTATACATGGGTACTATTTTTTGCACACAAAAATGatgttttctcatctttttcaaaatttaccaCAAAAGTTCAGAATGAGAAAGGATATGCTATTTCCCGCAT from Rhodamnia argentea isolate NSW1041297 chromosome 2, ASM2092103v1, whole genome shotgun sequence encodes the following:
- the LOC125313747 gene encoding 2-oxoglutarate-dependent dioxygenase AOP3-like, yielding MVGTKMASQIPVIAFSQDCMTPGTSSWAKACKVVVQALEDHGCFIVDHPNVPLGLHDSVFSVTEDLFDLPHETKIKNTNLKPSHGYLPRRPGTPLLEGMNIDGAEKLEVCEKFTSMMWPSGNDHFRKTVHDYSKFIAEMEKVVFRMVCESYGVETCYDPYIESCTYLLRFLKYKKSDANVNPIAHTDKSFLSYLHQNNIRGLEVQTKDGEWFTFEPSASTFMVMAGDACVAWSNGRIKACYHRVAVREESQVRYSLGTFSYVLGMIETPEEFIDEAHPRQYQPFNHIDFLCYYDSSDNRIKAESLIKTYCGVRAN